The DNA sequence CTGCTGGCTGTGACCATTTTCGCTATGTTCGTTTCGTCTAGCATCCCGTTTTTTACCCCATTCATGAACCCTCAAGTGCAGCTCTGCAGCAGCGATCAAGAAATACACCCCCTGTATTGGACTCAGAATATTCAGCACCTCTTTCAGCGTTTTCAGCCTCAATCCATCAGCCCTCTGCAGAACTTCCACCAATCCTTCCTCCTTAGGCGCCAGCGTCTCATCAACTCGCTCCGTATCCATCGCCTGATCTACCTGCCCCTCCCTCATCATCTCTGTCACCACATGCGTAAGTTCAACCATCGACGAGTCAGCCACTGTCTCCTGCTGCTTCGCCAGCTTCTCAGTGATGTCCTTTTCCTCCCTTATAGTCTGCTTCTGCAGTTCATTCACCTGGTCCAGCTGACTTGGTGATAGATCCCCCAAGTCACCTGTGCTCAGGCCTTGTAGCAGCTCAGTAAGCCTGGCCTCCAGCTGCAGCCCAGACTTGGAATACAGCAGGTGGAACGTCATGCTGGGCCGCCACCCTCCTATCCACATAAACGCATCCTCCAGGCTGCTCCTCCACGAGGGGTTGAACATGGACAGGACGTCGCTTTTCGCCCACCTCGATTTCGCCCTGTAGTAATGTTCGTAGTGCTGGATCACCCGTTCAAGAAGCGGACGTAGAGTTCTATCCTGCACATCCTCCTCAACTGTGGTTCCATCATCCTGCCTACATCCCCGCCCCCGCCGCTCCTCATACTCCCTGGCGGCCGAGATAAGTTCTTGCAGGTGCTGGTCCTGCTCAACTATCCAGCACTCAAAGAACTTATGGAACGACTGCGTTCATGGAGTCCATTCCGGATTACCTGTGTCATGTATGTGACGCTGTTGGGAAGGTCCGACATAGGCTCGATACTCTTCCCCGTAGATACTTATAACGAAAACCAGCAAAACAACGGCACCAAAACCAGATTTTCTTGGATGGTATTAGTGTAGGAAACCCCCTGATGGATTTATGCTTATATAAGAGCAGGTGAGATAAGAAACCAAGAATGTGGTCTCGGAATTCCGGGTTCTCGAGAGTAGTTCACTGTATCTGGAGAAGATCCAGCGGCGAGTAGGAAGAGGGTTCGAGATGTGATGAAAATTGGTGAtgtttttaagtaatttttctcGTATTTGTGTTGGATCCACTTGGTGAGTGAGAGACTGCGGCTGGAAGCGGTCCTATTGCCATTTTCTTGTATAGAAAAATTGGAGAGATGTTGATGTTCGTCACACTCTTCAACAGTTGTAGTTTGTAggatatgagaaaaataatgtttCTTACACTGTCTTATTACTTCATCCCCTTTTTCTGCTTATtgtcattttctctttcttttcctttaaatAGAAAACGCCCCGCACCCAATTCCTACTTCActtcttataagatatttttactTAAGGTAAAGTAGGTTAAGTAGGAAAACTGAAGTCACCCATTAGGGCGTAGGGTCACTGAATTGGGTGAACAACTGGGATGGTTTGATAGTTTCGCTTTCAAGACATTCTTAAGCCCGGGATGGGGGAAAGCCAAGTTGtggttaaaaagaaaaagtatcgTCGACGTACTtgaatttgtcataattataaatatttttttattatttaaaaaattacaagtatttttaaattaatgatcgtctaataaataccgACGAAATTGTGAacaaatttgttaattaaagaGATGGGTATTTGTgaaagacaaatatatatatgagggCATTTTAATCAGTATACATTTTGCTAAAAAAAGTGTAGTTTCTCCATAGTTTAGAGtcttaatatatagttttagcTAATGGATTGGACATGAAAAAGTGGGAAGAGAAACAGAGCTGTTGAAAGAGGAGAAACAATAGGGTAAGTGAgtttgttttgttattttataggATTAAACTTCAAAGATAGGTGAAATATTCATTggatttgattatatatgaattaattacacaataaataaatacatttataatgTGATTGGTGTCCATTTTAGAAAGAATAAGCAATTATATGACGAGTATATCGAATTTTATTGTACAAATAATTGGGTTCGATCAAATCAAGTTTactaagattttttttttctcaaaaataagtgtcttttttcaattatgcCCTCACCTAAGACTATTTGTGTTTTGTAAACAACATTAAGTATTCCCGGcgtttgtttctatttaacaaatagaccccattcgttagttaaaattaactgaatttattgatattagcaaaaatattaaataaaaattagggtaaattacaaagacCTCCCctaaagtttggtataattactaatattccttgttatttggaaaattataaataacccctaatatttcatgaaattatgtaatcattggatggatgtatgaaattgtcaactttgcccttacaattttttttaaataaaaacttattaaaatgataagaatgggaatttcttaaaaattataaaaaaattatccacttaatccaaaaaactaaaaaattttaaaagtaaaaaaaattataatttttaatctacaaaggcattttggtcagtttaccacaaaaaattgatgaaaacctAGTGGATTGGAATAATTGTTAGACGGTCACTAAAataagggggtatttgtaattttttaaacaagaaGAAGGTATTCagaattatgtcaaattttatgagaggtcgtaatttaccataaaaattaatattgcaccagattgacttattatttacCTATTGtaagtcaaacaaatcttttctgGTCAAGAtacctttataaatatatttttcacattcatCATCGTGTGAAtatgtataaggataatttgatcataaaatatttatttgtcctGCAGTAAGtgagtaataagtcaataggagataaatatattttattcaactttttttattagtgtcagcaaattcggtgaagTTTAATTAACGAAAGGATTTATATGTTACACAGAACAAACATCAGGGtactaaatgaaatttttcaaattacagaaaGTCTACATGTAACAAATTTTCCattataaaatagtataaaatatatgacaaCCTTCACAAATGACTGATCTTGCTAAGAAAAACATACTGAGTGAACAATTtctcatttgaaattcttggtATGAGTTGCCAATGGCATTAGGTAACACATTGGGGCCAAAATTGCTGACGTTGGGCAAGAGCAAAATAGGGCGGGGATTCAATGCAACTAGAGAAGCACTTTTTTGGCTAAAAACAAATGTTTGAGTAGAGAAAATCACTTTTAAGGTTACATATATAGTGATGATATCAAACAACTTTCATTTCCAAGCATTAAATAAATGGAATAGGATTACATCATCCACGCTCCCCCAATTGGgcgaaaaatttattttatttgttgtatactaaaaaaagaaaccttGAGTTGTTTTTGATATGATGAATCTGGGGTTTTgctaaaaatctaaaataaacgaattttaaattttataatagatGAATGTGTTAAGTTATTAAAAAACTTTTCCATCATAATAATAAGAGTTAATGgttataataacaattattttgtaaaagttgCCCTTGTTATGGGAAGTTTGTAGAAATTTGTACTTTCTGATGAgtggttaattaatataaaaataatagaaaagtgattatcacataaatattaagtgttttaaaataatagcaataGCGAGgttattttgcaaaaaattctaaaaaagtGATTAGttctaaaaagaaatagaagagtGGTTGCgtatacatataaaagaaattattaaaatgctTTATCTCCTTGtgttttgttgaaatagttacaaaaaaaatcctgTATTTTCGAAATAGGCGAAAAGCCCCTTTGTGTATTGTAAAACTTAGCAAAAAACACATCTTCCGTCAGTAATTAATGGAAGGTGCACTACACGCACTTATTGTGCCTTTGGGGGTGCCTTTTAGCTGTTTTTGAccttatattttgatatttttaattaagataCCCTTATaatgttgatatatttttacttgttttgaGTGATTTTTGTGctgagttttataaaatacccTTACGCACGTATATTTTAGCCCGAAATCCCACATACGTGCGTAATATagttgaagaatttaaatttgaaattatccaaataaattcagaaaacTTAATAcgtagaatttaaaattcataaatcctttaaaatttttcaatccaaataaaacttaaattttttttattggaaaatatGAATCTTATGAGTTAAGTAAGATGAGGATGTTGAGTGCAGTTGGTGTCTGAATTCTGAAATGGTATGTATCTAATTTGTGATTGGGACAaaggaaaattgcataatttaaaGAGTGGGCGGTTTTAGTTTGTGGGGATAAAGGACATATGTAAGGATTGCACTTCCCTTTTGCGGCGGCGTATCTTTCTCTGCCATTCTAACACCTCTTCAACACACACCATCTCTTTCTCATCCTCTTCTAGAATATGAGGgtgtttgaataaatttaaatcttattcactttcaaaactatttttgtcatgcttcaaatgattttttagcCATGTTAAATGTATTATTAGTCACGAACTGGTAAAAATCACAATCAGCAATCGTTGTATGGCCG is a window from the Sesamum indicum cultivar Zhongzhi No. 13 linkage group LG15, S_indicum_v1.0, whole genome shotgun sequence genome containing:
- the LOC105178373 gene encoding protein DELAY OF GERMINATION 1-like: TQSFHKFFECWIVEQDQHLQELISAAREYEERRGRGCRQDDGTTVEEDVQDRTLRPLLERVIQHYEHYYRAKSRWAKSDVLSMFNPSWRSSLEDAFMWIGGWRPSMTFHLLYSKSGLQLEARLTELLQGLSTGDLGDLSPSQLDQVNELQKQTIREEKDITEKLAKQQETVADSSMVELTHVVTEMMREGQVDQAMDTERVDETLAPKEEGLVEVLQRADGLRLKTLKEVLNILSPIQGVYFLIAAAELHLRVHEWGKKRDARRNEHSENGHSQQH